The DNA segment CCAGGCAGGCGATACTTGCCTGAACAATGCTGCGGGGACCGAAGTCCCCGCCCATTGCGTCGATCGCGATGATCGGAGCGGACAAGAAATTACTCGTCAGCGCCCTTGTCGATCACTTTGCGGCCACGGTATACGCCTTCTGGCGAAACGTGGTGGCGCAGGTGAACTTCGCCAGTGGTTTTTTCCACGGACAGAGCGTTCGCTTCGAGAGCGTCGTGCGAACGACGCATATCGCGA comes from the Pseudomonas sp. StFLB209 genome and includes:
- the rpmF gene encoding 50S ribosomal protein L32 is translated as MAVQQNKKSRSARDMRRSHDALEANALSVEKTTGEVHLRHHVSPEGVYRGRKVIDKGADE